A genomic window from Paenibacillus sp. FSL K6-0276 includes:
- a CDS encoding mandelate racemase/muconate lactonizing enzyme family protein, with protein MKITKVESFVLHVPITPPITDAINVATHWGLAGVRVFTDEGFVGYGYTGTCAHGDDMIVDTIDRYYAPLLIGKDPFMVKEIWDELRFGKMHWIGRAGVTHMALAAVDIALWDIMSKASNKPLWQYLGGHKSKQIKAYNTNGGWLNWSKERLIKDVTEIVEQGFTGVKIKVGKADSHEDYDRCKAVRKAIGDQTIFMIDVNQQWNINTAMTWGKKLEEFDLFWLEEPLNPDDIMGHKKLADALNVPIALGEHVYTKYAFRDYIHQGALEYCQVDVTRVGGITEWKQVAGLAASYDIPICPHVGDMGQIHQHLVASTPGAIMLEYIPWIRHIFVEPATVVNGHYILPQMPGASTEIIPTLFDQYRVR; from the coding sequence ATGAAAATTACAAAAGTAGAAAGTTTCGTTTTACACGTACCGATTACACCACCAATTACGGATGCTATTAATGTTGCTACACATTGGGGACTTGCGGGCGTTCGGGTTTTTACAGATGAAGGTTTCGTTGGGTATGGGTATACAGGAACATGTGCACATGGTGATGATATGATCGTTGATACGATTGATCGTTATTACGCTCCTTTATTAATTGGCAAAGATCCGTTTATGGTTAAAGAGATTTGGGATGAGCTACGTTTTGGTAAAATGCATTGGATTGGTAGAGCGGGAGTTACTCATATGGCCTTGGCCGCAGTAGATATTGCACTTTGGGATATTATGTCGAAGGCTTCCAACAAACCGCTGTGGCAGTATCTTGGTGGACATAAATCCAAACAAATAAAAGCTTATAATACGAACGGTGGCTGGTTGAACTGGTCCAAAGAACGTTTGATCAAGGACGTTACTGAAATTGTAGAGCAGGGCTTTACTGGAGTTAAAATTAAAGTAGGTAAAGCAGATTCTCATGAGGATTATGATCGGTGTAAAGCTGTTCGTAAGGCGATAGGAGATCAAACCATCTTCATGATCGATGTGAACCAACAGTGGAATATCAATACAGCGATGACATGGGGGAAGAAGTTAGAGGAGTTTGATTTGTTCTGGCTAGAGGAACCTTTAAATCCAGATGATATTATGGGACATAAGAAGCTGGCCGATGCATTGAATGTACCTATTGCATTAGGTGAACATGTCTATACGAAATACGCTTTCCGGGATTACATCCATCAAGGGGCACTCGAATATTGCCAAGTAGACGTAACGCGTGTTGGTGGGATTACGGAATGGAAACAGGTAGCAGGTTTAGCTGCTTCATACGATATTCCGATTTGTCCGCATGTTGGTGATATGGGGCAAATTCATCAGCATTTGGTTGCATCAACACCAGGTGCGATCATGCTGGAATACATTCCTTGGATCCGTCATATTTTTGTGGAGCCGGCTACTGTAGTCAATGGGCACTACATACTTCCTCAAATGCCGGGTGCATCAACGGAGATTATACCAACGTTGTTTGATCAGTATCGCGTGAGATAA
- a CDS encoding alpha-galactosidase, whose translation MIKHDSERRLWVLEGERSAYVLGLSPSGTVVQTYFGEKLPFLSDYPDPELVSEYPYTLGSELYQESYMGWGKALFNEPCLKATFEDGVRDVKLTFVDDERSDCLLSLRLKDAYYPLEVVLHYRIFPKYDLIEMRSEILNSGNESIVLEQTLSGSLYVPRDEEYRLTYLAGKWAGETQLNRIRLPDGKLVLESRRGTTSHYYNPFFLLDPGGIAQEDCGDVYFGALAFSGNWKIAIEKDRLGMTKISAGVNDFDFEWNLKPGEIFATPGFVIGFTSGGFGSASRNLHRYQREVVLPAEHRSKPRKVLYNSWEATSFEVNEEQQIKLAEIAASTGVELFVMDDGWFGARNSDRAGLGDWIVNHDKFPNGLQGLIKNVNELGMDFGLWIEPEMVNPDSDLYRAHPDWVYHFPTRDGTLIRNQFILNLARADVRNYLFDCIDRLLTENNICFVKWDMNRNFSEPGYPSAPREEQKEIWFRHTEGVYEIARKLKQAHPKVVLQSCSGGGGRVDLGILRYFDQVWTSDNTDAFDRLKIQEGFSFAYTAKIMESWVTDEVNWISGRKLSLTYRFHSAMMGNLGIGDDLRKWNAEELVEARKLIQLYKEIRYIVQDGEQYRLKSPSEGQLTAVMYVDEAQEEAVVFTFLHSLNFMNELPRLRLKGLREDSLYQIDGMERRSSGQALMSVGLKLHLKGDYQSKVIRIQKVR comes from the coding sequence ATGATTAAACACGATTCCGAACGCCGATTATGGGTGCTTGAGGGGGAACGTTCCGCGTACGTGTTGGGACTAAGCCCTTCGGGCACGGTCGTGCAGACTTATTTCGGGGAGAAGCTCCCCTTCTTGTCAGACTACCCGGATCCGGAGCTTGTCTCCGAATATCCATATACGCTCGGCAGCGAATTGTATCAAGAATCGTATATGGGCTGGGGGAAAGCCCTCTTCAACGAGCCCTGTTTGAAGGCGACGTTCGAAGATGGCGTCAGGGACGTCAAGCTAACATTCGTCGATGACGAGCGATCGGATTGTCTACTATCGCTCCGACTGAAGGATGCCTACTATCCGCTTGAAGTCGTTCTCCATTATCGAATTTTCCCGAAATACGATCTGATCGAAATGCGTAGTGAGATTCTGAATTCTGGCAATGAAAGCATAGTCCTAGAGCAAACGCTCTCGGGCTCCCTCTATGTGCCACGTGACGAAGAATACCGGCTAACATACCTAGCAGGTAAATGGGCCGGGGAGACACAGCTTAACCGGATTCGTCTCCCCGACGGTAAGCTAGTGTTAGAAAGCAGACGGGGAACGACAAGCCACTATTACAATCCTTTCTTCCTGTTAGACCCAGGTGGAATTGCACAAGAAGACTGTGGAGACGTCTATTTTGGGGCGCTCGCTTTCAGCGGAAACTGGAAAATAGCAATCGAAAAAGACAGGCTGGGCATGACCAAGATCAGCGCAGGTGTCAACGACTTCGACTTCGAATGGAATTTGAAGCCTGGGGAAATATTTGCAACTCCCGGTTTCGTCATCGGATTCACTAGCGGAGGTTTCGGCTCCGCTAGCCGTAATCTCCACCGTTATCAACGGGAAGTCGTTCTTCCGGCTGAGCATCGTTCAAAGCCTCGGAAGGTGCTCTATAACTCTTGGGAAGCCACTTCGTTCGAAGTAAACGAGGAGCAACAGATCAAACTGGCAGAAATCGCAGCTTCCACTGGCGTCGAGCTGTTCGTCATGGATGATGGGTGGTTCGGCGCACGAAATTCCGACCGAGCCGGCCTTGGCGATTGGATCGTTAACCACGATAAGTTCCCGAACGGCCTTCAGGGACTGATTAAGAACGTAAATGAATTGGGTATGGACTTCGGATTATGGATCGAACCGGAAATGGTTAATCCCGACAGTGATCTGTACAGAGCGCACCCAGACTGGGTTTACCACTTCCCGACCCGGGACGGCACACTTATTCGTAATCAGTTTATTCTCAATCTAGCCAGAGCGGATGTTCGAAATTATCTTTTCGATTGCATTGATCGTCTGTTGACAGAGAATAATATTTGCTTCGTTAAATGGGACATGAACCGTAATTTCAGCGAGCCGGGTTACCCGTCGGCGCCGCGAGAAGAGCAGAAAGAAATTTGGTTCAGGCATACCGAAGGCGTGTACGAAATCGCCCGAAAGCTCAAGCAGGCGCACCCTAAAGTTGTTCTCCAATCTTGCTCCGGCGGCGGCGGACGGGTCGACTTAGGCATTCTACGTTACTTCGACCAAGTCTGGACGAGCGACAATACAGACGCCTTCGACCGGCTGAAAATTCAAGAAGGCTTCTCCTTCGCGTATACCGCTAAAATCATGGAATCATGGGTCACCGATGAAGTGAACTGGATCAGCGGCCGCAAGCTTTCCTTGACCTACCGTTTCCATAGCGCAATGATGGGTAATCTCGGTATCGGCGACGATTTGCGGAAATGGAACGCGGAAGAACTAGTAGAGGCGCGGAAACTCATTCAACTCTACAAAGAAATCCGGTACATCGTACAAGACGGAGAGCAATATCGACTGAAATCGCCAAGCGAGGGTCAGCTGACAGCAGTCATGTACGTAGACGAGGCCCAAGAAGAAGCTGTTGTTTTCACCTTCTTGCACTCGCTAAACTTCATGAATGAACTTCCGAGACTGCGGCTGAAGGGATTGCGAGAGGATAGCTTGTACCAGATTGACGGCATGGAAAGACGGAGTAGCGGACAAGCGCTGATGAGCGTGGGTTTAAAGCTTCATTTGAAAGGCGATTATCAAAGCAAGGTTATTCGGATACAGAAGGTTCGCTAA
- a CDS encoding carbohydrate ABC transporter permease: protein MRQKPILLILKESFTWILGLSILFPLYLIIANSLKTTQEATSIDFRWPHKLQWANYSEAFAGGNLIRSFFNSMLMSSVSAAISILVTAMAAFVLVRNRDKWNKVIYNYFFIGLVAPLNYVTTIKALQMLHLQNTFPGIILVFATLGIPFAVFLFYGFISSVPRELDEAAIIDGCGLGRLFFSVVFPLLTPVAITGFILNFLGAWNDFVTPLYLLNRQNKLGMINSIYEYFGMHFNQWNMIFTIIVLTMLPVLVLYLLGQKYIISGMVSGSLKG, encoded by the coding sequence ATGAGACAAAAACCGATTTTGCTAATCCTTAAAGAGTCTTTCACTTGGATCCTCGGATTATCGATTCTGTTCCCTTTGTATTTGATCATCGCGAATTCACTGAAGACGACGCAAGAAGCGACTTCCATCGACTTTCGCTGGCCACACAAACTGCAATGGGCGAATTACAGCGAGGCGTTCGCAGGAGGCAATCTGATTCGTTCCTTCTTCAACAGTATGCTGATGTCCTCCGTATCCGCGGCAATCAGCATTCTCGTCACTGCGATGGCTGCTTTTGTTCTCGTGCGCAACAGGGACAAATGGAACAAAGTGATCTATAACTACTTCTTCATCGGATTGGTCGCGCCGCTTAACTATGTCACGACCATCAAGGCCTTACAGATGCTTCACCTGCAAAATACTTTTCCCGGTATTATTCTCGTCTTCGCGACCCTGGGAATTCCGTTCGCAGTCTTTCTTTTTTACGGTTTTATCAGTAGCGTGCCCCGGGAATTGGACGAAGCGGCGATCATCGACGGCTGCGGACTGGGCCGTCTCTTCTTCAGTGTCGTTTTCCCTTTGCTTACTCCGGTTGCGATTACAGGGTTTATTCTGAATTTTCTCGGAGCGTGGAACGACTTCGTCACTCCGCTCTATCTCCTGAATCGCCAGAACAAACTAGGCATGATTAACTCGATATACGAATACTTTGGCATGCATTTCAATCAATGGAACATGATCTTCACCATTATCGTTCTTACTATGTTGCCAGTCTTGGTACTCTATCTGCTTGGCCAAAAATATATTATTTCCGGCATGGTCTCGGGATCGCTGAAAGGATAA
- a CDS encoding sugar ABC transporter permease produces MQNHKLYSRLFLLPAFVLYTVLFILPVIGGLYYSFTNWSVTKPMISFIGFDNYREIFFSSGSYLKSIYHTLSFTMYTVIFKVIIGLGLALLLNEGLKTKKTLRTLFFLPYTLSPLIIGILFVSILGPDGPLNIILRFIGLEQLTHSWLTEKNVALGSTMGVEVWRMVGWNMVILLAGLQTIPKSYYEASSLDGASSWRQFLSITIPFLMPTLMIATILNIIHGLRVFEIVYALTNGGPGDLTEVINTQVYREFSVGRYGMSNALSMVAFVFTLIIAYLIKLVSSSEEASS; encoded by the coding sequence ATGCAAAATCATAAACTCTATAGCCGGCTTTTCTTGCTTCCGGCCTTTGTACTCTATACGGTTTTGTTCATCCTTCCGGTAATCGGAGGACTGTATTATTCGTTCACGAACTGGTCGGTCACTAAACCAATGATTTCTTTTATCGGCTTTGATAATTACAGGGAAATCTTCTTCTCATCAGGTTCTTATCTGAAAAGCATTTATCATACGCTCTCTTTTACAATGTACACCGTAATTTTCAAGGTGATTATTGGCTTAGGGTTGGCTCTTCTGCTGAATGAAGGATTAAAAACAAAAAAAACATTAAGAACATTGTTTTTCCTGCCGTATACGTTGTCGCCGCTCATTATTGGTATACTGTTCGTCTCTATTTTGGGACCGGACGGACCACTGAATATAATTCTAAGATTTATTGGACTAGAACAGCTAACGCATAGCTGGCTAACCGAGAAAAACGTCGCGCTCGGGTCCACGATGGGAGTTGAGGTGTGGCGAATGGTCGGATGGAATATGGTTATTCTTCTCGCCGGACTCCAGACGATTCCGAAATCCTACTATGAAGCATCTTCCTTGGACGGCGCAAGCAGCTGGAGACAGTTTCTGAGCATCACCATCCCCTTCCTCATGCCAACGCTAATGATCGCGACGATCCTGAATATCATACACGGTCTTCGCGTATTCGAAATCGTCTATGCCTTGACCAACGGAGGCCCTGGCGATCTGACAGAAGTAATCAATACACAGGTCTACAGGGAGTTTTCCGTGGGAAGATACGGCATGTCCAATGCGCTTAGCATGGTCGCCTTCGTGTTTACGCTCATCATCGCGTATCTGATCAAGCTTGTGTCTTCGAGCGAGGAGGCTTCTTCATGA
- a CDS encoding extracellular solute-binding protein gives MTITVATSANWTKDIDKELAKEFEAASGNKIEFQVSPDDQYVNVLKAKFQTGEGPDVYLTASGVAMEQFMPDQHALDLSGEPWVSRYADWAKAGTTYNGKVIGFNTWSVDGWGVLYNVALFEQAGVAVPKSYDEFVKVCEALLAKGITPIYEPGKAEWHQEVLLNTMGSLLLKKTPDIYDQFNTNQAKMADQKELEIALTQLKEIGDKGFFGKDFLSQTWENSVDAMGSGKYAMMLTYSTFQNEVLAKYPDSKADTWQMFPLPLADNKTWAISSGGVVRSINKDSKVIDAAKQYFAFLAQPDILKKYYAARPDLGPISFTGVEGKTTNAYTSVIANSTDGTGLDFEGGVKFWNQSVIGKLVQDLYLGGKTPKQVLEAIDSDRAKMFQ, from the coding sequence GTGACGATCACGGTCGCGACTTCTGCGAACTGGACCAAGGATATTGATAAAGAGCTCGCCAAAGAATTTGAAGCGGCATCCGGCAACAAGATCGAATTCCAAGTGTCCCCGGACGACCAATACGTGAACGTTCTGAAAGCGAAATTCCAAACAGGCGAAGGGCCAGACGTTTACTTAACCGCGAGCGGCGTAGCGATGGAACAATTTATGCCGGACCAGCATGCACTAGATCTTAGCGGCGAGCCGTGGGTTTCGCGTTATGCGGATTGGGCGAAAGCCGGCACAACCTATAATGGTAAAGTCATTGGGTTTAACACTTGGTCCGTAGACGGATGGGGCGTGCTGTACAACGTTGCCTTGTTCGAGCAAGCTGGAGTTGCAGTGCCGAAGTCTTACGACGAATTCGTCAAAGTCTGTGAAGCTTTGCTTGCTAAAGGTATTACACCGATTTACGAACCGGGAAAAGCGGAGTGGCACCAAGAAGTCCTGTTGAACACCATGGGCTCCTTGCTCTTGAAAAAAACGCCCGACATTTATGATCAATTTAACACGAACCAAGCAAAAATGGCCGATCAAAAGGAACTCGAGATCGCTCTGACGCAACTCAAAGAAATAGGAGACAAAGGATTCTTCGGAAAAGACTTTCTGTCCCAAACTTGGGAGAACTCAGTCGATGCCATGGGCTCTGGCAAATACGCTATGATGCTGACATATTCGACGTTCCAGAACGAAGTGCTGGCCAAATATCCGGACTCCAAAGCTGATACTTGGCAGATGTTCCCTCTTCCGCTCGCGGACAACAAAACTTGGGCCATCAGTTCTGGCGGTGTCGTGCGCTCCATCAACAAGGACTCGAAAGTCATTGACGCAGCCAAACAATACTTTGCATTCTTAGCTCAACCGGACATCCTGAAGAAGTATTATGCCGCCCGTCCGGATCTCGGACCGATCTCCTTTACGGGCGTGGAAGGCAAAACTACTAATGCTTATACCTCTGTCATCGCGAACTCGACTGACGGCACGGGGCTGGACTTCGAAGGTGGCGTTAAGTTCTGGAACCAATCCGTCATCGGTAAATTGGTTCAGGACCTCTACCTCGGAGGCAAAACGCCGAAGCAAGTGCTTGAAGCCATCGATTCAGATCGCGCGAAAATGTTCCAATAA
- a CDS encoding histidine kinase yields the protein MRTKSIQAKLFYNYSMLIIVVVIVIVVSFYFYISGILQKKASESLFQLSGHISIEFDTQIRNMNSISTKVLFSEPLHELFYSSMFQINKSSIDKQRRFNNIIYPIIGYDKPFRQINMFRITGEFASIGDDFRFSVLPAKRIATTSWVGDTLLQNGKKDISLPHPDSWNRGDEFVISLSRAFAPNWSEKVDSILEVQQDYGVFTRIIDNAQAHPDLKKNKDIEIYVLDEQGRLVYPIDSVAKAANAQTWWKLVKERINSDTSAKVINSNGKNSNIIAYSASDLSGWTVIAAESKSRLLAPVNNFRNAILVLGILTLFVTLAISYLVSRSLTIPIKQVHKSIKLLSLNTLPPKPQAKVPARLNELEHLNMAFNEMRLRLQESLEETVASREHELEAHKFALQAQMNPHFLYNTITNISILAEDQGQTSIVGCCERLAQMLRYISSSDAAPVPLSEELEHARNYLNLMQLRYEDNIRFSIEVPAALSHVEVPKLIVQPIVENAIKYGIHVDPPWVISITGTVKEDRWELSIRDNGHGFEEESLAQLRKQFETMDSTVKIPALRINGMGLMNIYTRLKLLFGNRFAMNVSNHPEGGALVTLSVHHERGDKPI from the coding sequence ATGAGAACAAAAAGCATTCAAGCGAAGCTGTTCTACAATTATTCGATGTTGATCATCGTCGTCGTCATAGTCATAGTTGTTTCTTTCTACTTCTACATCTCCGGTATACTGCAGAAAAAGGCGTCCGAATCGCTCTTTCAATTGTCAGGACACATCTCTATCGAATTCGATACCCAGATCAGAAACATGAACTCCATCTCTACCAAAGTTCTATTCTCTGAGCCGCTTCATGAGCTTTTTTACTCCTCAATGTTTCAAATCAACAAGTCGTCCATCGACAAACAGCGCCGGTTCAACAATATTATCTATCCCATTATCGGTTACGACAAACCCTTCAGACAAATCAATATGTTTCGCATAACTGGCGAATTTGCGAGCATCGGCGATGATTTCCGATTCTCGGTGCTTCCTGCGAAAAGGATCGCCACGACCTCGTGGGTCGGAGACACGCTTCTCCAGAACGGAAAAAAAGACATCTCTCTCCCACATCCGGATTCTTGGAACAGAGGAGATGAGTTCGTTATCTCCCTGAGTAGGGCTTTTGCGCCCAATTGGAGCGAGAAAGTGGACAGCATTCTGGAGGTGCAGCAGGATTACGGAGTGTTTACTCGAATTATCGATAACGCGCAGGCCCATCCGGATTTAAAGAAGAATAAGGACATTGAAATATACGTCCTCGACGAACAAGGGCGGTTGGTCTATCCGATCGACTCGGTCGCTAAGGCGGCCAATGCCCAAACCTGGTGGAAGTTAGTGAAAGAACGTATTAACAGCGATACTTCGGCTAAGGTTATCAACTCGAATGGGAAAAATAGTAATATTATCGCCTACAGCGCATCCGACTTGTCGGGGTGGACGGTCATCGCCGCGGAATCGAAAAGCAGGCTGCTGGCTCCCGTCAACAATTTTCGCAATGCGATTCTCGTGCTGGGAATCCTGACTCTATTCGTCACACTTGCGATATCCTATTTGGTGTCAAGATCGCTGACGATTCCTATCAAACAAGTGCACAAATCTATTAAGCTGTTGAGTCTAAACACGCTCCCTCCGAAGCCTCAGGCTAAAGTACCTGCCCGTCTAAACGAATTGGAGCATTTGAATATGGCGTTCAACGAAATGAGGCTGCGATTGCAGGAATCGCTGGAGGAGACGGTCGCGTCACGCGAGCACGAACTGGAAGCCCATAAGTTTGCACTGCAGGCGCAGATGAATCCGCACTTTCTCTACAATACGATCACAAACATTAGTATTCTAGCCGAAGACCAAGGGCAGACCTCGATCGTGGGATGTTGCGAGAGGCTGGCCCAAATGCTGCGCTACATTTCGTCGAGCGATGCAGCCCCTGTTCCGTTGTCCGAAGAGCTTGAACATGCGAGAAATTATTTAAATCTCATGCAGCTGCGTTACGAGGATAATATTCGGTTCTCGATTGAAGTACCAGCAGCGCTCAGTCATGTTGAAGTTCCTAAGCTGATCGTCCAGCCAATCGTGGAGAACGCGATTAAATACGGAATTCACGTCGATCCCCCCTGGGTTATCTCGATTACCGGCACCGTAAAAGAGGATCGCTGGGAGCTGAGCATTCGAGACAATGGACATGGGTTCGAGGAAGAGAGTCTTGCTCAGCTTCGAAAACAGTTCGAGACGATGGATTCCACGGTCAAAATTCCAGCATTGCGCATCAATGGAATGGGACTGATGAACATTTACACCCGGTTAAAATTATTGTTCGGAAACCGCTTCGCGATGAACGTCTCCAATCATCCGGAAGGAGGCGCGCTCGTCACACTAAGCGTCCATCATGAACGAGGAGATAAGCCAATATGA
- a CDS encoding response regulator codes for MNTTKHRVVVVEDEPKIRRNIAQKIERSEEYEVVGSASDGMEAVKVILEQKPDVVFTDIKMPKMSGLELVRQIKESLPETHFVIISGYNEFDYAQTAMKLGVRDYLLKPVSAEALNECLKDISKSLLTRNHRMRRELLTSSINGGQEEIHSSTANPNQPFAIFLICIGNLCASIIPPDQYKYFRELWKDVSLELVVRHVVGPDEYWVAVDEKAPNQKFLLVSADQKREEDLHAMAKQIQASFADRTSGLPIHIGHLDLFVTRAKIWEQAQTVRNLMERELVPCRSSLLFAPREQEIQSATHLLDQVLRNKVSAFIQAGQTNSLKIEVFQAFDQWEKAGYTQRMLEKVTMHLIRSVHLQTGALSEAELFSREIELFAKLTVCRELPSFYIEVWELVENMVSIGEEDQDTLKLVEQVANYLELNYTQDINLEELAAKFHFTSSYLSKMFKKKYNGTPLKYMIKLRIEEAKRLIRENPQSEVGRIATIVGYPDQHYFSRIFKNATGMSPSEYRDRQA; via the coding sequence ATGAACACTACCAAACATCGGGTCGTGGTCGTAGAAGACGAACCCAAAATCCGGAGGAATATCGCGCAAAAAATCGAGCGATCAGAAGAGTATGAGGTCGTCGGGTCAGCTTCGGACGGCATGGAGGCGGTAAAGGTTATTTTGGAGCAGAAGCCAGATGTCGTCTTCACCGATATCAAGATGCCGAAGATGAGTGGTCTGGAATTGGTTCGACAAATCAAGGAATCTCTCCCGGAGACTCATTTCGTCATCATCAGCGGTTATAACGAATTCGATTACGCCCAGACCGCAATGAAGTTGGGGGTACGCGATTACCTGCTTAAGCCGGTAAGTGCCGAAGCCCTGAACGAGTGTTTGAAGGATATCAGCAAAAGCTTACTAACGCGGAACCATCGAATGAGGAGGGAATTGTTGACGTCCTCAATTAACGGAGGGCAGGAGGAAATCCATTCGTCGACGGCGAACCCGAATCAACCGTTTGCGATATTTTTGATCTGCATCGGGAACTTATGCGCGTCCATTATTCCCCCGGACCAATACAAGTATTTCCGTGAGCTTTGGAAAGATGTATCCCTAGAATTGGTAGTGAGGCATGTTGTCGGCCCAGACGAATATTGGGTTGCGGTCGATGAGAAAGCACCTAACCAGAAATTTCTGCTTGTATCCGCCGACCAGAAGCGAGAGGAAGATCTCCATGCCATGGCTAAGCAGATTCAAGCTTCCTTTGCTGATCGAACCAGTGGGCTGCCCATCCATATTGGTCATCTCGATTTATTCGTGACTCGGGCAAAGATTTGGGAGCAAGCACAGACCGTCAGAAACCTGATGGAACGTGAATTGGTGCCGTGCAGATCAAGCCTACTGTTTGCTCCACGCGAGCAAGAGATCCAATCTGCAACTCATCTGTTAGATCAAGTGCTTAGGAACAAAGTGAGCGCATTTATTCAAGCCGGTCAGACGAATTCGCTCAAGATTGAGGTTTTCCAAGCTTTTGATCAATGGGAAAAGGCGGGATACACGCAGCGGATGTTAGAGAAGGTAACCATGCATCTGATCCGGTCCGTTCATTTGCAGACGGGGGCACTATCCGAAGCTGAATTGTTCTCGCGAGAGATCGAGTTGTTCGCCAAACTGACCGTTTGTCGGGAGCTTCCCTCGTTCTACATCGAGGTATGGGAACTCGTAGAGAATATGGTTTCGATCGGGGAAGAGGATCAAGATACGCTTAAACTGGTGGAGCAAGTCGCCAACTATTTGGAACTAAACTACACACAAGACATTAACCTCGAGGAACTGGCTGCGAAGTTTCATTTTACTTCATCGTATTTGTCCAAAATGTTCAAGAAAAAATACAACGGAACACCGCTCAAATATATGATTAAACTGCGGATCGAAGAAGCGAAACGGCTAATCCGCGAAAATCCGCAAAGTGAAGTCGGCCGAATTGCCACAATAGTTGGGTATCCCGACCAACACTATTTCAGCCGTATTTTTAAGAATGCGACTGGCATGAGTCCTTCGGAGTATCGTGATCGCCAAGCTTGA